The following are encoded together in the Macrobrachium nipponense isolate FS-2020 chromosome 14, ASM1510439v2, whole genome shotgun sequence genome:
- the LOC135226580 gene encoding deoxyribose-phosphate aldolase-like: MDARNPGCELDLGWVNSVRINLPSVKRRAETLGTKRTVKKQWQAAWLLRAVTCIDLTTLSGDDTDANVDRLCHKAAHPIRHDIIKALGMEDAGITCGAVCVYPARVEGAVRSLKKIGCDIPVAAVATGFPSGQYYMKTRLEEIKLTVAAGAKEIDIVINREMALTGNWKGLYEELKAMREACGDAHMKAILAVGELGSMANVYKASLVAMMAGSDFIKTSTGKEGVNAILPVGVVMCRAIREYHQQTGYKVGFKPAGGIRAAKDALNWLVLIKEELGDGWLNNHMFRIGASGLLGDIERQLFHYVYGRYAAGSELPMA; this comes from the exons ATTTGGGCTGGGTCAACAGTGTTCGAATAAATTTGCCTTCAGTAAAGCGTCGAGCAGAGACTCTTGGCACTAAGCGTACTGTCAAAAAGCAATGGCAAGCAGCATGGTTACTGCGAGCTGTCACATGCATCGATCTCACCACTCTTTCAG GTGATGACACTGATGCAAATGTTGACAGGCTGTGTCATAAAGCTGCTCATCCCATTCGACATGACATCATCAAAGCTTTAGGAATGGAAGATGCTGGTATAACTTGTGGGGCTGTGTGTGTATACCCTGCCCGAGTAGAGGGTGCTGTCAGATCATTGAAGAAAATTGGATGTGACATCCCAGTTGCTGCTG TTGCCACTGGCTTCCCATCTGGGCAGTACTATATGAAGACACGACTTGAAGAAATCAAACTTACTGTTGCAGCTGGAGCAAAGGAAATAGATATTGTAATCAATAGGGAAATGGCCTTAACGGGGAACTGGAAAG GCCTTTATGAAGAACTTAAAGCCATGCGAGAAGCCTGCGGGGATGCCCACatgaaagctatccttgctgtcgGTGAATTAGGTTCTATGGCTAATGTATATAAAGCGTCACTTGTTGCCATGATGGCGGGGTCAGATTTTATCAAAACGTCTACTGGCAAGGAAGGAGTGAATGCCATATTACCAGTTGGAGTTGTTATGTGCAGAGCTATCAGAGAATATCATCAGCAAACAGGATATAAG GTGGGTTTCAAGCCTGCTGGTGGAATCCGTGCTGCAAAAGATGCTTTAAATTGGCTCGTACTTATTAAAGAAGAACTTGGGGATGGTTGGTTAAACAACCATATGTTCAG AATTGGGGCTTCAGGTCTGTTGGGTGACATCGAGAGACAGCTTTTCCACTATGTCTATGGTCGTTATGCTGCAGGATCAGAACTCCCTATGGCTTGA